One window of the Xiphophorus hellerii strain 12219 chromosome 15, Xiphophorus_hellerii-4.1, whole genome shotgun sequence genome contains the following:
- the LOC116733728 gene encoding potassium voltage-gated channel subfamily S member 3 has translation MGYGQILHQHGKEEDQVNLNVGGVCHKVDPDMLLRFPQTRLARLLRCPSEAAILELCDDYSPTEREYYFDRNPRVFLCVLNFYHTGRIHMMEEFCIFSFSQEIEYWGIHEVHLSPCCDTWYHERKEYIEDKDWDIQSEEQEPSFDSSFEELSALDKDLAKFKGAWCGEVRSYIWLRLEDPAHSKASKIIAIASLSVVLTSIIAMCVHSMPEFQQVDDNDRPIEDPVLTILEEICIACFSTEFFIRFVVAPSRRKFLGNPLNIIDVASILPFYFTLALEKSDEEESEDLENVGRVVQVLRLMRVLRILKLARHSIGLRALGATVRHSYQEVGLLILFLSVGISVFSALIYFAEKEEKHTDLGTIPSGWWWAMITMTTVGYGDTCPVTAAGKVVATLCIICGLLVVALPITVIFNKFSKYYQRNKAMDVRCITKPERQDPELPHYNIKELFTGSVYPFIGSLAFRNSGSSREDDTDASSFQDIEMCDNDSCENGPAK, from the coding sequence GTCTGCTACGCTGCCCGAGTGAGGCCGCCATCTTGGAGCTATGCGATGACTACAGCCCAACAGAGAGGGAGTATTACTTCGACAGGAATCCTCGCGTTTTCCTCTGTGTGCTCAACTTCTATCACACGGGTCGCATCCACATGATGGAGGAGTTCTGCATTTTTTCCTTCAGTCAGGAAATTGAGTACTGGGGCATCCATGAGGTGCACCTCAGCCCCTGCTGCGACACCTGGTACCATGAGAGAAAGGAGTACATCGAGGACAAAGACTGGGACATCCAGAGTGAAGAACAGGAGCCGAGCTTCGATTCCTCCTTTGAAGAACTCTCCGCTCTTGACAAGGACCTGGCTAAGTTCAAAGGGGCATGGTGTGGAGAAGTGAGGAGCTACATCTGGCTCAGACTGGAGGATCCCGCTCACTCCAAAGCTTCAAAGATTATTGCCATTGCCTCCCTCAGCGTGGTATTGACCTCTATCATTGCCATGTGCGTCCACAGCATGCCTGAGTTTCAGCAGGTGGACGATAATGACCGTCCCATTGAGGACCCTGTCCTCACCATCCTTGAAGAGATTTGCATTGCCTGCTTTTCCACAGAGTTCTTCATCAGGTTCGTTGTTGCTCCATCCAGAAGGAAGTTCCTTGGAAACCCTCTGAACATCATCGATGTTGCTTCCATTTTGCCGTTTTACTTCACTTTAGCTCTGGAGAAATCTGACGAAGAGGAGAGCGAAGACCTGGAAAATGTGGGGCGGGTAGTCCAGGTTCTTCGACTCATGAGGGTTCTCAGAATCCTCAAACTGGCCCGCCACTCCATCGGACTGCGAGCTCTGGGTGCAACCGTCCGCCACAGCTACCAAGAGGTGGGTCTGCTCATTCTCTTCCTCTCAGTGGGAATCTCAGTGTTTTCTGCCCTCATCTACTTTgcggagaaggaggagaagcaCACGGATTTGGGGACCATCCCTTCAGGTTGGTGGTGGGCCATGATCACAATGACTACAGTGGGTTATGGTGACACATGTCCTGTGACGGCAGCAGGGAAGGTGGTGGCCACCTTATGCATCATCTGTGGCCTGTTGGTGGTGGCTCTGCCCATCACTGTGATCTTTAATAAGTTTTCAAAGTACTACCAGAGGAACAAAGCCATGGATGTACGATGTATCACCAAGCCTGAAAGACAAGACCCTGAACTCCCGCATTATAATATCAAAGAGCTGTTCACAGGTAGTGTGTACCCCTTCATTGGAAGCCTTGCATTCAGAAACAGtgggagcagcagagaggacgACACTGATGCCTCCAGCTTCCAGGACATTGAGATGTGTGATAATGACAGTTGTGAAAATGGGCCAGCAAAATGA